In the Candidatus Omnitrophota bacterium genome, one interval contains:
- the proB gene encoding glutamate 5-kinase, with protein MRIVIKIGTKVITSKDRALDKERVKDMVSQISAIRKKGIDVLIVTSGAIGAGMWLLGIKKRPADLSELQAVAAIGQNYLMKLYGEYFKAHGSLTGQILLTQDDFNDRKRYLNIKHTIGALLKYNAVPIINENDTVATEEIKCGDNDRLSSLVADIAGCDKLILLTDVDGLLDEHGSVIGMVGEVNQKILKLGGRSVCDLGTGGMATKLQSARAAQKAGIECIIANGKAKDILSRLVLDGDRVGTRILSANKKFDAKKRWIAYSSMSRGAIRIDDGARTALIHRNKSLLASGIVEVSGDFVSGDVISISDKDGHEFAKGLSNYSADEVEKLKGLKSVDFKNVLGYKAKDEIVHKDNLVIL; from the coding sequence ATGAGAATAGTAATAAAGATAGGGACCAAGGTCATAACGTCCAAGGACAGGGCTCTCGATAAAGAGCGCGTAAAGGATATGGTGTCTCAGATATCCGCTATACGTAAAAAAGGTATAGACGTGCTTATAGTGACGAGCGGCGCGATAGGTGCGGGAATGTGGCTCCTCGGTATCAAGAAGAGGCCGGCCGATCTTTCGGAACTGCAGGCCGTAGCCGCGATAGGGCAGAATTATCTGATGAAACTCTACGGTGAATATTTCAAGGCGCACGGTTCCCTCACAGGCCAGATACTGCTGACGCAGGACGATTTCAATGACAGGAAAAGATATCTCAATATCAAACATACTATAGGCGCGCTTTTGAAATACAACGCGGTACCGATAATAAACGAGAACGATACAGTAGCCACCGAAGAGATAAAATGCGGCGACAATGATCGTTTATCAAGCCTTGTAGCGGATATCGCAGGGTGCGATAAACTCATCCTTCTTACCGACGTGGATGGCCTATTGGACGAGCATGGCTCTGTCATAGGCATGGTCGGCGAGGTGAATCAGAAGATACTGAAACTTGGCGGAAGGAGCGTTTGCGACCTGGGGACGGGCGGGATGGCGACTAAGCTTCAGTCCGCCAGGGCTGCCCAAAAAGCCGGCATCGAATGCATCATAGCTAACGGTAAGGCCAAGGACATACTTTCCAGGTTAGTTCTGGATGGTGATAGAGTCGGCACCAGGATCCTCAGCGCAAATAAAAAGTTCGACGCTAAGAAGCGCTGGATAGCTTACTCATCCATGTCCAGGGGGGCGATCAGGATCGATGACGGCGCCAGGACGGCGCTTATTCATCGCAATAAGAGTTTGCTGGCCTCCGGCATAGTCGAAGTCAGCGGCGATTTTGTGTCGGGCGACGTTATCAGCATATCGGATAAGGATGGGCATGAGTTCGCGAAGGGTCTTTCTAATTATTCGGCCGATGAGGTGGAGAAACTGAAAGGATTGAAATCCGTCGATTTCAAAAACGTGCTGGGATATAAAGCTAAGGACGAGATCGTCCATAAAGACAATCTGGTGATACTATGA
- a CDS encoding 50S ribosomal protein L27 — protein sequence MAHMVNGRDGQPKTRSVKKYKGEVVKAGNIIVRQKGRRFRPGANVGIGRDDTLFALVSGVVNFKPNKVVSVIPNEK from the coding sequence ATGGCACACATGGTAAATGGCCGCGACGGTCAACCTAAGACCCGAAGCGTAAAAAAATATAAAGGCGAGGTCGTTAAGGCCGGTAATATAATCGTAAGGCAGAAGGGCCGGCGTTTCAGGCCCGGAGCCAATGTAGGGATAGGCAGGGACGATACGCTCTTCGCGCTGGTTTCCGGCGTGGTGAATTTCAAGCCCAATAAAGTAGTAAGCGTAATTCCTAACGAGAAATAA
- the rplU gene encoding 50S ribosomal protein L21, with product MFAVISAGGKQYKVTKNDVFSVERMDVKAGEEIKLDKVLLSKEGNSTHIGNPYLKGSHVVCEVLRQEREAKVIAYKYKKRKSEKKKIGHRRDVTVLKVKEIEIAKGDK from the coding sequence ATGTTCGCTGTAATCAGTGCTGGCGGTAAGCAGTATAAAGTAACGAAGAATGACGTTTTCTCCGTGGAGAGAATGGATGTGAAGGCCGGCGAAGAGATCAAACTTGATAAGGTGCTTCTGTCCAAAGAGGGGAACTCCACTCATATAGGCAATCCTTATCTTAAGGGTTCGCATGTGGTATGCGAGGTCCTGCGCCAGGAGAGAGAAGCCAAGGTAATAGCTTATAAATATAAGAAACGAAAGAGCGAGAAGAAGAAGATAGGCCACAGGCGCGATGTCACAGTGCTCAAAGTGAAAGAAATCGAGATAGCGAAAGGCGACAAATAA
- a CDS encoding Rne/Rng family ribonuclease, with translation MHKEIFINVTQHEKRIAVLENKRIEEFYTERLDDVNLVGNIYKGRVESVLPGMGAAFVDIGLEKNGFLYVTDVVPGMGSYEKLLEEGVGEEDVKKAERQKKLPPINQLLKKGDEVLTQIVKEPISTKGARLTTHISIPGRFLVLMPFDNHIGLSKRIESREERDRIRAIIENLKLPKDLGFIVRTAAQGASDKDFFRESRYLINLWNNIKSKTRKAKAPALIHPEYDLILRVARDIFTSDVGRLEVDSKDDFRRISRFLNILAPHLKSRLKLYQDKEPIFEKFEIEKQIEKIYDRIVQLKSGGYLIFEQTESLVAIDVNSGKFIGRKNLEDTAFKTNIEAAEEVPRQLKLRDLGGIIIIDFIDMDYADHRKSVFKTLERRLEDDKAKTNILNISSIGLVEMTRQRVRESIESKSYQKCPYCNGRGIVKSISTISIELIRKLEYVLQNTRSRELFVSMHPEVAYYVSSPEKNMVKSLERRFRKSIRIIEDPNIHIEEIKIEQRNA, from the coding sequence ATGCATAAAGAGATATTTATAAATGTTACTCAACACGAAAAAAGGATAGCTGTCCTTGAGAATAAGCGTATCGAAGAGTTTTACACGGAGCGTCTCGACGATGTGAACCTCGTAGGAAATATTTATAAGGGCAGGGTCGAATCCGTATTGCCGGGTATGGGCGCGGCATTTGTCGACATCGGTTTAGAGAAGAACGGTTTTCTGTATGTAACGGATGTAGTGCCCGGCATGGGGAGCTATGAGAAGCTTCTGGAAGAGGGCGTGGGAGAGGAAGACGTTAAGAAGGCCGAGAGACAGAAGAAACTTCCGCCGATAAACCAGCTGTTGAAAAAAGGCGACGAGGTGCTTACCCAGATAGTGAAGGAACCCATAAGCACAAAAGGCGCGCGCCTGACGACCCATATAAGCATACCGGGCAGGTTCCTGGTCCTTATGCCATTCGACAACCATATAGGCCTTTCGAAGCGGATCGAATCGCGGGAAGAGCGCGACAGGATAAGGGCCATCATCGAAAATTTGAAGCTGCCTAAGGATCTCGGTTTCATCGTGAGGACAGCCGCGCAAGGGGCGAGCGATAAAGATTTCTTCAGGGAGTCCAGGTATCTTATCAATCTCTGGAACAATATAAAGTCTAAGACAAGAAAGGCGAAAGCTCCCGCCCTCATACATCCCGAATATGACCTGATATTGAGAGTTGCCAGGGACATATTTACAAGCGATGTGGGCAGGCTGGAGGTGGATTCAAAAGACGATTTCAGAAGGATCTCGCGCTTTTTAAATATACTGGCGCCTCACTTAAAGTCCAGGTTGAAGCTTTATCAGGACAAGGAGCCTATATTCGAGAAGTTCGAGATAGAGAAACAGATCGAGAAGATATACGATAGGATCGTGCAATTAAAGAGCGGCGGCTATCTCATATTCGAGCAGACGGAGAGCCTTGTCGCGATAGATGTTAACTCGGGTAAATTCATCGGCAGGAAGAACCTGGAAGACACGGCATTCAAGACCAATATAGAGGCTGCGGAGGAGGTGCCACGGCAGTTGAAGCTGAGGGACCTCGGAGGCATAATAATAATCGATTTCATAGATATGGATTATGCCGACCACAGAAAGTCAGTATTCAAGACGCTTGAAAGGCGCCTTGAGGATGATAAGGCCAAGACGAATATTCTGAACATTTCAAGCATAGGGCTTGTTGAGATGACGCGCCAGAGGGTGCGCGAGTCGATCGAGTCGAAGAGCTATCAGAAATGCCCGTATTGCAACGGCCGCGGCATCGTGAAGTCGATATCGACTATATCTATCGAGCTCATCAGGAAACTCGAGTATGTGCTGCAGAATACAAGGTCGAGGGAGCTGTTCGTTTCGATGCATCCGGAAGTGGCATATTATGTCTCAAGCCCTGAAAAAAATATGGTAAAATCACTAGAAAGGCGCTTCAGGAAGAGTATAAGGATAATAGAAGACCCCAATATCCATATCGAAGAGATAAAGATAGAGCAACGGAACGCTTGA
- the pilO gene encoding type 4a pilus biogenesis protein PilO, with product MRTILNNIIAIFTNLKKSPKQMIIVISAGCAFALLLYFNFLLKPQVINISGIRSNLGKVSADLRAAKSDIAKINSMRSAVEAYNKKLDKYEKTLPTEEGIPDLLESLSEMAKSSNMRIAGIVPVDQQKGAGSGNRVYKEIPIMITAKAGYHGVGRFLSSLENSDRFMKVVDMQIKADPASPKKHDVELLVVTYVLLGGR from the coding sequence ATGCGGACGATATTGAACAACATAATCGCTATTTTCACGAACCTTAAGAAGAGCCCGAAGCAGATGATAATTGTGATATCCGCGGGCTGCGCCTTTGCGCTCTTATTGTATTTTAATTTTTTGCTGAAACCTCAGGTTATCAACATATCCGGCATTAGAAGCAATCTCGGTAAAGTCAGCGCGGATCTGAGGGCCGCAAAATCTGATATCGCCAAAATCAACAGCATGAGAAGCGCGGTCGAAGCATACAACAAGAAGCTGGACAAATATGAGAAGACGCTTCCCACGGAAGAGGGCATACCTGACCTGTTGGAAAGCCTTTCCGAGATGGCGAAGAGCTCTAATATGCGCATAGCCGGCATAGTGCCGGTCGATCAACAAAAAGGGGCCGGGTCCGGAAATCGTGTTTACAAAGAGATACCTATAATGATAACCGCCAAGGCCGGATATCATGGGGTGGGACGGTTTCTTTCCAGCCTGGAGAATTCCGACCGGTTTATGAAGGTGGTCGATATGCAGATAAAAGCCGATCCGGCTTCGCCGAAGAAGCACGATGTGGAACTGCTGGTGGTTACATATGTTTTGCTGGGGGGCCGATGA
- a CDS encoding TIGR03936 family radical SAM-associated protein, protein MNPENVNYKLRAVFSKTGDMRFISHLDLMRLFHRALRRAGLPAVITKGFSPHIKMSVMKALKLGVESASEEAVFYMTEKLPPQSFVDAINAKLPDGVKVVSARGDDLNA, encoded by the coding sequence ATTAATCCCGAAAACGTAAATTATAAGTTAAGAGCGGTATTTTCCAAGACCGGCGATATGCGTTTCATATCGCACCTGGATCTTATGAGGCTTTTCCATAGGGCATTGCGCAGGGCAGGCCTGCCGGCTGTCATAACCAAAGGATTCAGTCCTCATATAAAAATGAGCGTAATGAAGGCTCTGAAGCTGGGCGTGGAGAGCGCCTCCGAAGAGGCCGTATTTTACATGACCGAGAAGCTCCCGCCTCAGAGTTTTGTGGATGCAATTAACGCTAAATTACCCGACGGAGTAAAAGTAGTGAGCGCTAGAGGAGATGACTTGAATGCATAA
- the obgE gene encoding GTPase ObgE gives MFIDEARIYVKAGNGGDGCSSLYKDIFNRIGKPDGGFGGAGGDVVFVVDQNVQTLLDFQYRQHHEAERGYHGSSNHKKGARGKDLIIKVPPGTLIKDSDSGLVIRDLTIIGDKVIVAKGGAGGRGNSRNHDATKGIPGEAKTVLLELKLIADAGIIGYPNAGKSTLISRISSAHPKIAGYPFTTKEPVLGVVKIHEGTSFVVAEIPGLIEGAHEGRGLGDKFLRHIERTRILIHMVDISAFEGRDPVQDYRKLNYELKSYSKELSKKFQFIALNKIDNPDAEIHLKKFRKAYPKKKVYPISAITGKGVKELLGAAYKKAMSVKCAAKE, from the coding sequence ATGTTCATAGATGAGGCTAGGATATATGTCAAGGCCGGTAACGGCGGTGACGGCTGCAGCAGCCTCTATAAGGATATATTCAATAGAATAGGCAAACCCGACGGCGGCTTCGGCGGAGCAGGCGGGGACGTCGTCTTCGTCGTAGATCAGAATGTCCAGACCCTTCTGGACTTTCAATACAGGCAGCATCACGAAGCGGAGCGCGGATACCACGGCAGCTCTAACCACAAAAAAGGCGCGCGGGGCAAGGACCTCATAATAAAAGTTCCTCCGGGCACCCTCATCAAGGACTCCGACAGCGGCCTCGTCATACGCGATCTCACAATTATAGGCGATAAAGTAATAGTGGCAAAAGGCGGCGCCGGCGGCAGGGGAAATTCCCGTAACCACGATGCGACAAAGGGAATTCCGGGTGAGGCCAAGACCGTGCTGCTCGAATTGAAGCTGATAGCGGATGCCGGGATAATAGGTTACCCCAATGCCGGAAAATCCACGCTTATCTCCAGGATATCGAGCGCGCATCCCAAGATAGCAGGTTACCCGTTCACGACCAAGGAGCCCGTCCTGGGTGTGGTCAAGATCCATGAAGGGACCTCTTTCGTGGTCGCCGAGATACCCGGACTGATAGAGGGCGCGCATGAAGGCAGGGGCTTGGGTGACAAATTCCTCAGGCATATCGAGAGGACCAGGATCCTTATACATATGGTCGATATTTCGGCCTTCGAAGGCCGGGATCCTGTGCAGGATTACAGGAAATTAAATTACGAACTCAAGTCTTACAGTAAAGAGCTTTCGAAGAAGTTTCAGTTCATAGCATTGAACAAGATAGACAATCCCGATGCTGAGATTCATTTAAAGAAGTTCAGGAAGGCTTATCCGAAAAAGAAAGTTTACCCGATATCCGCGATCACGGGAAAAGGGGTGAAGGAGCTTCTGGGAGCTGCATATAAAAAAGCGATGAGCGTGAAGTGCGCCGCGAAAGAATAA
- a CDS encoding secretin and TonB N-terminal domain-containing protein, whose translation MGYKRAARLSRKLLIMVLVIIFIAPPLALIQAFAEEGKAETLPEKPASAVSVPAEKAQDVSAQPVAKSGVAPALPEPPAQEEAKPVEVLPVEPGNVTVNFKGAEIKTVLAYISEVAGVDIVSAPDVKGIIDLRLTNKPWKAALDIIVRNYGFAYEREGDIIRVVTLDKLKQEELTTQAFSLNYSKSKEVVAALKNIVGERGNIVFDDRTNTVIVTDIPTNIYRIGQIIGRLDKRTEQVLIEARIIETVLGNDEKLGIDWTAKMTVSGASRPTTMPFNFFNNDDWKFLDKMIPWDQTNAPTVIALPGTQGTQTVTPANFPVSNAGINVKSFPLALADSFSFGTLDFSQFKAVLELLKSRADTDTISNPRIATLNNNKATINVGEIIYIPKFERNSTTGKMEITGYDQTNSGIVLDVTPHINDVGEIALDLVPQIKEYLGTSPIAPGSDIFAPLFRTREAKTQVMVKNSQTIFIGGLISEKEVDKRTKLPFIGDMLGDVPYLGLLVSHKDIVKQRVELIFFITVNIMSPGTAIEGAPLASKAYVPVFTDTQRGNTAADKKRLKKTY comes from the coding sequence GTGGGTTATAAAAGAGCCGCAAGGCTATCAAGAAAGCTCCTGATCATGGTATTGGTGATTATATTTATCGCACCGCCTTTAGCTCTTATCCAGGCGTTTGCCGAAGAAGGGAAAGCGGAGACGCTTCCTGAGAAGCCTGCGTCTGCGGTCAGCGTCCCGGCAGAGAAAGCTCAGGATGTTTCCGCGCAACCTGTTGCTAAATCCGGAGTGGCCCCGGCCCTGCCAGAGCCGCCGGCGCAGGAAGAAGCTAAGCCTGTGGAGGTCCTTCCGGTCGAGCCCGGCAACGTCACTGTCAATTTTAAGGGCGCTGAGATAAAAACGGTCCTGGCCTATATATCGGAAGTGGCAGGCGTCGATATAGTGTCGGCTCCCGATGTTAAAGGTATTATAGATCTTAGGCTGACCAATAAGCCATGGAAGGCGGCGCTCGATATCATCGTAAGAAATTATGGATTCGCTTACGAGAGGGAAGGTGACATCATAAGGGTCGTGACGCTTGATAAGTTGAAACAGGAAGAGCTTACGACCCAGGCTTTTAGCCTTAACTACTCAAAATCGAAGGAAGTCGTCGCGGCGCTAAAGAATATAGTAGGTGAGAGGGGCAATATAGTGTTTGACGATAGGACCAATACTGTTATAGTCACGGATATCCCCACTAACATATACAGGATAGGCCAGATAATCGGAAGGCTCGATAAGAGGACGGAGCAGGTTCTTATAGAGGCGAGGATAATAGAGACGGTGCTGGGTAATGACGAGAAGCTGGGGATAGACTGGACCGCAAAGATGACAGTCAGCGGCGCTAGTCGTCCGACTACAATGCCGTTCAATTTCTTTAATAACGATGACTGGAAATTTTTAGATAAAATGATCCCTTGGGACCAGACAAATGCACCAACGGTTATCGCATTACCGGGTACGCAAGGTACACAGACTGTAACGCCTGCGAATTTCCCTGTATCTAATGCTGGTATCAATGTGAAATCATTTCCTCTTGCGCTCGCTGACAGTTTCAGTTTTGGGACGCTAGATTTCAGCCAGTTTAAAGCGGTATTGGAGTTATTGAAATCGCGGGCCGACACAGATACCATATCAAATCCGCGCATAGCCACTCTTAATAATAATAAAGCTACTATAAATGTTGGCGAAATTATCTACATTCCTAAGTTTGAAAGAAACTCCACAACCGGAAAGATGGAGATCACCGGATATGACCAGACAAATTCCGGCATTGTGCTGGATGTCACTCCTCATATTAACGATGTCGGCGAGATAGCGCTGGATCTGGTTCCCCAGATAAAAGAATACCTGGGGACTTCGCCCATAGCTCCGGGCAGTGATATATTCGCGCCATTATTCAGGACCAGAGAAGCAAAGACGCAGGTGATGGTGAAAAACAGCCAGACAATATTTATCGGCGGCCTGATAAGCGAGAAAGAAGTTGATAAGCGCACTAAGCTGCCGTTCATCGGGGACATGCTTGGCGATGTTCCGTATCTGGGGCTCCTGGTCTCCCATAAAGACATAGTTAAGCAGAGGGTGGAGTTGATATTTTTCATCACAGTTAATATAATGTCTCCCGGAACTGCGATAGAAGGTGCGCCGTTAGCCAGTAAAGCGTATGTGCCCGTATTTACCGATACCCAGCGTGGTAACACAGCCGCCGATAAGAAGAGATTGAAAAAAACATATTAA